In the genome of Halapricum salinum, one region contains:
- a CDS encoding carbohydrate ABC transporter permease, translated as MRKILRAVKRRIHRRQLRSDGGTTDQRTKFLNRDSVRSAPFWLPPFLLVFLFVYGAIIWNFVISLTNVSNNLSTIDYSNLDFENYAIAFDGGTPSWARFDVGSYISPIWNAAQNTIVLMVAFAVVCLALGLWLAILVDRDIRFENTFRTIYLLPMSLSFVVTAKFWAFMYNREYGLVNALFEAVGAGSVEIIQNSTLLGVESIALGPIAIGSIGIPVKLAAIVFALIWQYSGYAMVVYLAGLRAIPDSHFEAARVDGASTIRMYWRVIIPQLRTATVSALVVLMVFSLKAFDFIYSLYGSYNPGSAADILATRMVREAYQNSRFAFASAIAIVLFVMALSIVAPYLYTQYRRGDL; from the coding sequence ATGCGCAAGATACTCAGAGCGGTCAAGCGACGCATACATCGCCGTCAACTCAGAAGCGACGGTGGCACGACAGACCAGCGGACGAAGTTCCTGAACCGCGATTCGGTGCGTTCGGCCCCGTTCTGGTTGCCACCGTTTCTGCTGGTGTTCCTGTTCGTCTACGGCGCGATTATCTGGAACTTCGTCATCTCGTTGACGAACGTCAGTAACAACCTCTCGACGATCGATTACTCGAACCTCGACTTCGAGAACTACGCGATCGCCTTCGACGGCGGGACGCCCTCGTGGGCTAGATTCGACGTCGGATCGTATATCAGTCCGATCTGGAACGCGGCCCAGAATACGATCGTCCTGATGGTCGCGTTCGCGGTCGTCTGTCTCGCACTCGGTCTCTGGCTCGCGATTCTGGTCGATCGGGACATCCGCTTCGAGAACACGTTCCGCACCATCTATCTGCTGCCCATGAGCCTCTCGTTCGTCGTGACCGCGAAGTTCTGGGCGTTCATGTACAACAGGGAGTACGGGCTCGTCAACGCTCTTTTCGAGGCCGTTGGTGCCGGCTCGGTCGAGATTATCCAGAACTCGACGCTACTGGGAGTGGAGTCGATCGCACTCGGGCCGATCGCGATCGGGAGCATCGGCATCCCGGTGAAGCTGGCAGCGATCGTATTTGCATTGATCTGGCAGTACAGCGGCTACGCCATGGTCGTCTACCTCGCAGGACTCCGTGCGATCCCGGACAGTCACTTCGAAGCCGCACGTGTCGACGGCGCGAGCACGATTCGAATGTACTGGCGAGTCATCATCCCACAGCTTCGGACGGCGACCGTCAGCGCGCTGGTCGTGTTGATGGTCTTCTCGCTGAAGGCCTTCGACTTCATCTACTCGCTGTACGGGTCGTACAACCCGGGATCGGCCGCGGACATTCTCGCGACCCGGATGGTCAGAGAAGCCTATCAGAACAGCCGATTCGCCTTCGCCTCGGCGATCGCGATCGTCCTGTTCGTGATGGCACTGTCAATCGTCGCGCCGTATCTCTACACCCAATACAGACGAGGTGACCTATGA
- a CDS encoding class II fumarate hydratase, translated as MADDDYRTEADSLGEMQVPADAYWGAQTQRAVENFPISGITFGRRFVRALGIVKKSAAKANRDLGTIPEDKADCIIEAADEVIAGEHDEQFPVDVFQTGSGTSTNMNANEVIANRATELYGGEIGTREIHPNDHVNFGQSSNDVIPTAMHVASGEAVVNDVLPALATLKDALEAKEEEFEDVVKTGRTHLQDATPVTLGQEFGGYRTQIEKGIERVESVRPRLEELALGGTAVGTGLNTHPEFPERAARYIGEETGIPFREADDHFEAQAAHDAMSEAHGALRTVAGSLNKIANDLRLLASGPRNGLGEIDQPENQPGSSIMPGKINPVVAEAVNQVHKQVVGNDAAVSAGAAEGQIDLNLYKPLLAHNFLQSAELITNGSEVFAEKFVAKLEADREHCEERVQQSMALATALNPAIGYDKASKVAKKALAENKTIREVVLEEGYLDEDEVDEVLDPRKMTERGILGEE; from the coding sequence ATGGCAGACGACGATTACCGAACGGAGGCGGACAGTCTCGGAGAGATGCAGGTTCCGGCCGATGCCTACTGGGGCGCACAGACCCAGCGCGCGGTCGAGAACTTCCCGATCAGTGGGATCACCTTCGGCCGGCGGTTCGTGCGCGCGCTCGGAATCGTCAAGAAATCCGCCGCGAAGGCCAATCGCGACCTCGGCACGATCCCCGAAGACAAAGCCGACTGTATCATCGAAGCCGCCGACGAGGTCATCGCGGGCGAGCACGACGAGCAGTTCCCCGTCGACGTCTTTCAGACCGGGAGCGGAACCTCGACGAACATGAACGCCAACGAGGTCATCGCCAACCGCGCGACCGAGCTCTACGGCGGCGAGATCGGAACTCGGGAGATCCATCCCAACGACCACGTCAACTTCGGCCAGTCGAGCAACGACGTGATCCCCACGGCGATGCACGTCGCCTCGGGCGAGGCCGTCGTCAACGACGTCCTGCCCGCGCTCGCGACACTCAAAGATGCGCTCGAAGCCAAAGAGGAGGAGTTTGAAGACGTCGTCAAGACGGGCCGCACCCATCTGCAGGACGCGACGCCAGTCACCCTGGGCCAGGAGTTCGGGGGCTACCGCACCCAGATCGAGAAGGGGATCGAGCGCGTCGAGAGCGTCCGCCCCCGACTCGAAGAACTCGCGCTCGGTGGAACTGCCGTCGGTACAGGCCTGAACACCCATCCTGAGTTCCCAGAACGGGCCGCGCGGTACATCGGCGAGGAGACGGGGATTCCGTTCCGAGAGGCCGACGATCACTTCGAGGCCCAGGCCGCCCACGACGCCATGAGCGAGGCCCACGGCGCGCTCCGGACCGTCGCCGGATCGCTGAACAAGATCGCCAACGATCTCCGGTTGCTCGCTTCCGGACCGCGAAACGGCCTCGGCGAGATTGACCAGCCCGAGAACCAGCCGGGATCGTCGATCATGCCCGGCAAGATCAATCCCGTCGTCGCCGAAGCCGTGAATCAGGTCCACAAGCAGGTCGTGGGCAACGACGCGGCCGTCTCCGCCGGTGCGGCGGAGGGGCAGATCGACCTCAACCTCTACAAGCCCTTGCTCGCGCACAACTTCCTCCAGAGCGCCGAGTTGATCACGAACGGTAGCGAGGTCTTCGCCGAGAAGTTCGTCGCCAAACTGGAGGCCGACCGCGAACACTGCGAGGAGCGCGTCCAGCAGAGCATGGCGCTGGCGACAGCGCTGAATCCGGCTATCGGCTACGACAAAGCCAGTAAGGTCGCGAAGAAGGCCCTGGCCGAGAACAAGACGATCCGCGAGGTCGTGCTCGAAGAGGGATATCTCGACGAGGACGAGGTCGACGAGGTGCTGGATCCGCGGAAGATGACCGAGCGGGGGATCCTGGGAGAAGAGTAG
- a CDS encoding Gfo/Idh/MocA family protein — translation MRFGILSTAKIGREDVIPGIQQSEHEVLAIASRDADRAASVAADLDVPRSYGSYEALLGDEDLDAVYVPLPNALHAEWTRKAADAGLHILCEKPLTADAESAAQLHDYCADRGVTLMEAFMYRFHPRTERAAEIVHEKFEGVHAVDATFKFALRDRPGDIRLDPDLAGGSVMDVGCYAISAARLFLGEPDRVYARTRDSRNCGVETDMAGLLEYDDATARIASGFDTPAVQTYRVEAENGWLEVEDAFDVGTDREATIEYELDGRRVTERFDPVDQYQREVEHFAESVQSGRQPRIDREETVANMAVIDAVYESAEQSEPVTLDYMN, via the coding sequence ATGCGTTTTGGTATCCTCTCCACAGCGAAAATCGGACGCGAAGACGTGATTCCCGGAATCCAACAGAGTGAGCACGAAGTGCTGGCGATCGCCTCCCGCGACGCCGATCGTGCGGCGAGCGTGGCCGCTGACCTCGACGTCCCTCGGAGTTACGGCAGTTACGAAGCGCTCCTGGGGGACGAGGATCTCGACGCCGTCTACGTCCCACTGCCCAACGCCCTCCACGCTGAGTGGACACGGAAGGCCGCCGACGCAGGCCTGCACATCCTCTGTGAGAAACCACTGACCGCCGACGCAGAGTCCGCGGCCCAACTACACGACTACTGTGCCGACCGCGGCGTGACGCTGATGGAGGCGTTCATGTACCGCTTTCACCCCCGAACGGAACGAGCAGCCGAAATCGTCCACGAGAAATTCGAGGGCGTCCACGCCGTTGACGCGACGTTCAAGTTCGCGTTACGGGACCGACCGGGAGACATACGTCTCGATCCCGACCTGGCCGGTGGCAGCGTGATGGATGTCGGCTGTTACGCGATCAGCGCCGCGCGGTTGTTCCTGGGCGAACCCGACCGCGTGTACGCGCGAACGCGGGACAGTCGCAACTGTGGGGTCGAAACCGACATGGCGGGACTGCTGGAGTACGACGATGCCACTGCACGGATCGCCTCGGGGTTCGACACGCCGGCCGTCCAGACCTACCGCGTCGAAGCCGAGAACGGCTGGCTCGAAGTCGAGGACGCCTTCGACGTCGGGACCGACCGCGAGGCGACGATCGAGTACGAACTCGATGGACGGCGCGTGACTGAACGATTCGATCCCGTCGATCAGTACCAGCGAGAGGTCGAACACTTTGCGGAGAGCGTCCAGTCTGGTCGCCAGCCCCGGATCGACCGCGAGGAAACCGTCGCGAACATGGCCGTCATCGACGCCGTCTACGAGAGCGCAGAACAGAGTGAGCCAGTGACTCTAGACTATATGAATTAA
- a CDS encoding ABC transporter substrate-binding protein, whose amino-acid sequence MSDENQYISRRNVLRATGVATAGALAGCGGGGNGNGNGGNGNGNGGNGNGMGNASGEVSILHAWGSGDGANALQALKDGFENEDVNITDSVVQGAARSNLVSSIQTRMSSGNPPSTWQAWPGKNLLRFTADQYGDLEGDVWDSDLKDNYLEGPKQQAQVDGKYVAVPLNIHRINNLFYNTSVVEEAGVDPSSFSTPSDVLDAMETVASETDATPHAHANAAWTAGQLWETVLLAQAGQSGYNDYINGEGSRSAVESALEAVDTMIDYTFDDASSIGFPEASTRMQNGEAAFMHQGDWAAGGFGEDFVYGEDWDHVPFPGSEGHYALNMDSFPFPAEAPNPEATKVFLKYCGGTEAQIAFNREKGSIPPRSDADVSQLNEFQQDQYDNFTNSDAQPPSIQHGLAVVPPVLSNFGDAFSDFISNRDVGSTTDALMNAFN is encoded by the coding sequence ATGTCAGACGAAAATCAATACATTTCACGGCGGAACGTTCTTCGAGCGACAGGCGTTGCGACAGCTGGGGCCCTCGCCGGCTGTGGTGGCGGTGGCAACGGGAATGGGAACGGCGGTAACGGAAACGGGAACGGTGGCAACGGCAACGGAATGGGCAACGCGAGCGGTGAAGTCTCGATTCTCCACGCGTGGGGGAGCGGTGACGGTGCAAACGCCCTCCAGGCGCTGAAAGACGGGTTCGAGAACGAGGACGTCAACATCACGGACTCTGTCGTCCAGGGTGCAGCACGGTCGAACCTCGTCTCGTCGATCCAGACGCGGATGAGTTCGGGCAACCCTCCGAGTACCTGGCAGGCATGGCCGGGCAAGAACCTCCTGCGATTCACCGCCGACCAGTACGGCGACCTCGAAGGAGACGTCTGGGACAGCGACCTCAAAGACAACTACCTCGAAGGCCCGAAACAGCAAGCACAGGTCGACGGTAAGTACGTCGCCGTGCCGTTGAACATCCACCGGATCAACAACCTGTTCTACAACACGTCTGTCGTCGAGGAAGCAGGTGTCGATCCGTCGTCGTTCTCGACGCCATCGGATGTCCTCGATGCGATGGAGACTGTCGCAAGCGAAACTGACGCGACGCCGCACGCCCACGCCAACGCCGCTTGGACGGCGGGACAGCTCTGGGAGACTGTGCTTCTCGCCCAGGCTGGTCAGAGTGGGTACAACGATTACATCAACGGTGAAGGAAGTCGATCGGCTGTCGAGTCGGCACTCGAAGCAGTCGACACGATGATCGATTACACGTTCGACGACGCGTCCTCGATCGGATTCCCGGAAGCGAGCACTCGTATGCAGAACGGCGAAGCGGCGTTCATGCATCAGGGCGACTGGGCCGCCGGTGGCTTCGGCGAAGACTTCGTCTACGGCGAAGACTGGGACCACGTGCCGTTCCCCGGCTCGGAGGGTCACTACGCGCTGAACATGGACTCGTTCCCGTTCCCGGCGGAAGCACCGAACCCAGAGGCGACGAAGGTATTCCTGAAGTACTGTGGCGGCACCGAAGCCCAGATCGCGTTCAACCGCGAGAAGGGGTCGATTCCGCCCCGCTCCGACGCGGACGTCTCTCAGTTGAACGAGTTCCAGCAGGACCAGTACGACAACTTCACCAACTCCGACGCCCAGCCGCCATCGATCCAGCACGGGCTGGCCGTCGTGCCGCCGGTACTGTCGAACTTCGGCGACGCGTTCAGTGACTTTATCTCCAACCGCGACGTCGGGAGCACGACTGACGCGCTAATGAACGCGTTCAACTGA